In Candidatus Eisenbacteria bacterium, a single window of DNA contains:
- a CDS encoding glycosyltransferase family 4 protein: MSAGSPIRIGMLLDHPFPPDPRVAQEGRSLVEDGQEVHLFCVDWAGQPKRERVDGIEVHRYSMSKTFHNKAGALSLTLPLYTAWFRRRLASFLKQHRIEALHIHDLPLAAVGWQAARAHGIPLILDLHENYPAALRTYGYARSFLGRLLIWPSAWERFEKRMVHSADHIVVVIEEARDRIMSLAVPNERISVVPNTVDLETFLKFSLDAELISRMPADRYRILYTGGFDEHRGLDTAVKAMALAVHGEETSKVHLEMTLVGTGRNRAALERLAENLSVADHLRFEGWQPYTTFPSYIAASHVGLIPHLKTPHTDSTIPHKLFHYMCLGRPVIVTNCRPLERIVKETGAGLVVPHSHPEAMASAIHKLKDPALRKEMGERGRKAVQEHYHWSRTIDPLLQLYRKIALKRNPREPVL; this comes from the coding sequence ATGAGCGCGGGGTCTCCGATCCGCATTGGCATGCTGTTGGACCATCCCTTCCCCCCCGATCCCCGCGTCGCGCAAGAAGGCCGCTCACTCGTCGAGGATGGACAAGAGGTTCATCTCTTTTGTGTCGATTGGGCCGGTCAGCCAAAGCGGGAGCGGGTGGACGGAATTGAGGTTCACCGGTACAGTATGTCAAAGACCTTTCACAATAAGGCCGGCGCCCTATCCCTTACTCTTCCGCTCTACACCGCATGGTTTCGGAGGCGTCTGGCGTCGTTTTTAAAGCAGCACAGAATAGAAGCCTTGCACATTCACGATTTGCCGCTGGCGGCTGTCGGATGGCAGGCGGCGCGCGCGCATGGCATCCCCTTGATACTCGATCTGCATGAGAATTATCCGGCGGCCTTGCGAACCTATGGATATGCCCGGAGTTTTCTGGGCCGATTATTGATTTGGCCTTCCGCCTGGGAGCGTTTTGAAAAGAGGATGGTCCATTCCGCCGATCATATCGTCGTCGTTATCGAGGAAGCGCGGGATCGGATCATGTCACTCGCGGTTCCCAATGAAAGAATATCGGTTGTGCCCAACACCGTCGATCTGGAGACATTTTTAAAGTTCAGTCTTGATGCTGAACTCATAAGCCGGATGCCCGCCGATCGGTACCGCATTCTTTATACCGGCGGATTCGACGAGCATCGCGGTCTCGATACGGCGGTGAAGGCGATGGCCTTGGCCGTTCACGGGGAGGAGACTTCCAAGGTGCACCTTGAGATGACATTGGTGGGCACCGGCCGCAACCGGGCCGCGCTCGAGAGATTGGCGGAGAACCTCAGCGTGGCGGATCACCTCCGTTTTGAGGGATGGCAGCCCTATACAACCTTCCCCTCCTATATCGCCGCTTCCCATGTCGGTCTCATACCCCATCTCAAGACGCCTCACACCGATTCAACGATTCCGCACAAACTTTTCCATTATATGTGTCTCGGCCGGCCGGTCATTGTCACCAACTGCAGGCCCCTGGAGCGCATTGTTAAAGAGACCGGCGCCGGGCTGGTTGTACCCCACTCCCACCCTGAAGCAATGGCGTCGGCGATCCATAAATTGAAAGATCCGGCTCTCAGGAAGGAGATGGGTGAACGCGGCCGCAAGGCTGTGCAGGAGCACTACCATTGGAGCCGTACGATTGACCCGCTGTTGCAACTTTATAGAAAGATCGCTCTTAAAAGAAATCCGCGGGAGCCGGTCCTATGA
- the wecB gene encoding UDP-N-acetylglucosamine 2-epimerase (non-hydrolyzing): MTPTKPLKIVLVAGARPNFMKVGPLVNAMKGSTLLEPYLVHTGQHYDREMSQLFFDELHLPEPDRSLGIGSGSHAQQTARIMESFETVLLEEKPAAVVLVGDVNSTVAGALVASKLRIPVAHVEAGLRSYDRTMPEEINRIVTDQLSDWLFIPSMEAEDNLLKEGIAKSRIYFVGNIMIDTLVRFLPLTDTAQILKQLGLDAGSYTLVTLHRPSNVDEPDRLDGILEALAAVAAEIPVVFPVHPRTRSRIIDAGWEQRIESLPGFRLLQPLGYLDFMALQRHARLALTDSGGIQEETTHLRVPCLTFRPNTERPITISMGTNRLLGEDPRKILPAVREILKQPYPPQAEDPPLWDGKTAPRIVKVLEESLAGSGGN; the protein is encoded by the coding sequence ATGACGCCGACAAAGCCACTGAAAATCGTTCTTGTCGCCGGCGCCCGGCCGAATTTTATGAAGGTCGGCCCCCTGGTGAACGCGATGAAGGGCTCGACCCTTCTAGAACCCTATCTGGTTCATACAGGACAACATTACGATCGTGAAATGAGCCAGCTCTTCTTCGACGAGCTGCATCTCCCGGAACCTGACCGCTCCCTCGGTATCGGCAGCGGCTCGCACGCCCAACAAACAGCCCGGATCATGGAGAGCTTTGAGACCGTTCTGCTGGAAGAGAAGCCGGCGGCCGTTGTTCTGGTCGGTGATGTGAATTCCACCGTGGCCGGGGCATTGGTGGCGTCAAAGCTGCGCATTCCAGTGGCGCATGTCGAGGCGGGTCTCCGCAGTTATGACAGGACAATGCCTGAGGAAATCAATCGAATCGTCACCGATCAGTTGAGTGACTGGCTGTTCATTCCTTCGATGGAGGCTGAGGACAACCTCTTGAAGGAGGGCATCGCGAAAAGCCGGATCTATTTTGTCGGGAATATCATGATCGATACGCTGGTTCGTTTTCTTCCCTTAACCGACACTGCGCAAATTTTAAAGCAACTCGGTCTTGATGCAGGATCTTATACATTAGTAACATTGCATCGTCCCTCCAATGTCGACGAGCCTGACCGGCTGGATGGAATTCTGGAGGCTCTGGCGGCCGTGGCCGCAGAGATTCCCGTCGTCTTTCCGGTGCACCCGCGCACGCGGTCCCGAATAATCGATGCCGGGTGGGAGCAGAGGATTGAGAGCCTTCCCGGATTTCGACTTCTGCAGCCTCTGGGATATTTGGATTTCATGGCGTTGCAGCGTCATGCTCGTCTCGCTCTCACCGACTCCGGCGGAATCCAGGAAGAGACAACGCATCTGCGGGTTCCCTGTCTCACCTTCCGTCCCAACACGGAACGCCCCATCACGATCTCCATGGGGACCAATCGGTTGCTGGGGGAGGATCCCCGTAAAATCCTCCCCGCGGTTCGGGAGATCCTGAAACAGCCCTATCCCCCACAGGCCGAGGATCCCCCCTTATGGGACGGGAAAACCGCTCCACGCATTGTTAAAGTATTGGAAGAGAGCCTGGCCGGCTCGGGCGGGAATTGA
- a CDS encoding HIT domain-containing protein yields the protein MPYILENKSHSGCLFCRLLEASQDPTYILRKGKSVFLILNTYPYTAGHIMAIPYRHAASLGSLGPEELEELLSFAARGEKALIRAYGCSLIHGGINVGRCAGAGVEGHVHIHLVPRRDGDLERSYQNSHRQTPVEALETTYSRLDEALKQDGWPSS from the coding sequence ATGCCATACATTCTTGAGAACAAGAGCCACAGCGGCTGTCTGTTCTGCCGGCTTCTTGAAGCATCCCAGGATCCAACCTACATCCTACGTAAAGGAAAGTCTGTCTTTCTGATCCTCAATACTTACCCCTATACCGCCGGCCATATCATGGCGATCCCCTACCGGCATGCCGCCTCCTTGGGATCATTGGGACCGGAAGAGCTCGAGGAGTTGCTTTCCTTTGCAGCCCGTGGAGAAAAAGCCCTGATTAGGGCCTATGGATGTTCCCTCATCCATGGCGGTATTAATGTGGGACGCTGCGCCGGCGCCGGAGTCGAGGGACACGTTCACATTCATCTTGTTCCCCGGCGGGATGGGGATCTCGAGCGATCGTATCAAAACTCCCACCGGCAGACGCCGGTGGAAGCCCTGGAAACAACCTACTCCCGTCTCGATGAAGCCCTGAAGCAGGATGGGTGGCCCTCCTCATGA
- a CDS encoding tetratricopeptide repeat protein, whose translation MHRRFPANLSATFLMAVLCLAANILAYWPLPGAAKSNYSANFSENELYQLPVPPQLFNPPDLNDFTAPTPNTLTGVAGLTLLESDALPPAPGFLSPTWGWDLSLRREQELYPTLSLLFDGEAESERLPFSRGEHFLRAETALHLENWEKAAELFREFIQHYPSDTLIMTAEICRAEALFRSQEPVAAAEGFERVFRQAEDARLRWIAGRSLAWIQRMEGDTTAARTVLEFLLTSDSPASLADPSMAPMMEDAIRLDLGELELAGNRPEEACRVLEPWSRDAAISAPSARDPRGFYILGIASLSLEDWPQAMSAFNALLRTQAPPPSVWIAKGHAVLGWLHLREGDLDQAKLHYESAALIPAEGEARDIYGMALAMYRQGDLSGALQLLNGNEAPLPEDLQWSWSYTRGFIYFQLGQYQDVFSALDLSLQRHHPDSLQLQALLLLGDARRRLDQNQEALASYRQAALLVKDPPEDLLWRWAVTALDLQRWGEGTRVLGDLQKRFPGSSRQPEAAFWKAEAYYRLGRFQEAEDSYGMALRTGFNKAAAQYGLGWCAYVKGRFREAADYFGAAIAAGLASPQSVDAAIRRGHSLSNLREWDAAWDSYEAAARMGAGTPMEDEARFRQGRLLLRRDRPAEAARLWEGLAASSDQRTIAALSAYWAGAAWFAASQFGDAERMFRDASQRIVLSDSLRTAADLGAADALYNGGNQDQALDDYRSLLQKDKAPIAIRAAAADGVYNILVLRKKWDEAARFIDDVLQTFPELSRLGERHLRIADGYLEEGMLEKAASAYKALLARDDLIPALQARSHIGSARTQERLGHGSQAAYHWEAAGRLSDPAHRGKLWLDAAGLYLKAGQPREVVRLLEELRGLEIPVADRWRVSFLLAQAYEGLERLEPAVTAWQETVDTAPTDTVRIQSLARIGYLQFQLKNWPESIAAYQRADSAGALAKPFRSLYWIGESFFQMERWDEAQEVLSRFLKNPPEEALWEAMARLRRADALEKLERWDAALEEYDRVLTLNVGDAIREEAGIRRRQVQTWSGAPKNEKRDVKDGSQNDSP comes from the coding sequence ATGCACCGAAGGTTTCCTGCCAATCTCTCGGCGACCTTTCTTATGGCCGTCCTCTGTTTGGCAGCCAATATTTTGGCCTATTGGCCTCTGCCGGGGGCGGCGAAAAGTAACTATTCTGCTAATTTCTCAGAGAATGAACTCTACCAGCTACCCGTTCCGCCGCAGCTATTCAATCCGCCTGATCTGAATGATTTCACGGCTCCGACGCCCAACACCCTCACGGGGGTGGCCGGTCTCACCCTCCTGGAATCGGATGCGCTTCCCCCGGCGCCGGGTTTCCTATCCCCAACGTGGGGATGGGATCTTTCTCTGCGAAGAGAGCAGGAACTCTATCCGACATTGTCCCTCCTTTTCGACGGGGAGGCCGAATCGGAACGCCTGCCTTTCTCCCGGGGTGAACATTTTCTGCGGGCCGAGACAGCGCTGCATCTGGAAAACTGGGAAAAGGCGGCCGAACTTTTTAGAGAGTTCATTCAACACTATCCCTCGGACACCCTTATCATGACGGCCGAAATCTGCCGGGCCGAGGCTCTCTTCCGCAGCCAAGAGCCGGTTGCGGCGGCGGAAGGATTCGAGCGGGTTTTTCGACAGGCGGAGGATGCGCGTCTCCGCTGGATTGCGGGACGCAGTCTGGCTTGGATTCAAAGAATGGAGGGGGACACGACAGCGGCACGGACCGTTCTTGAGTTCTTATTGACGTCAGATTCACCAGCTTCGTTGGCGGACCCCTCTATGGCCCCGATGATGGAGGACGCGATCCGGTTGGATTTGGGGGAGTTGGAGCTTGCCGGGAACCGCCCGGAAGAGGCGTGCCGCGTATTGGAGCCGTGGAGCCGGGACGCGGCCATCTCAGCGCCTTCCGCCAGAGATCCCAGGGGATTTTACATTTTAGGAATTGCTTCCCTTTCGCTGGAAGATTGGCCCCAAGCGATGTCGGCTTTTAACGCCCTGCTCCGAACGCAGGCGCCGCCGCCTTCTGTTTGGATCGCCAAGGGACATGCGGTATTGGGGTGGCTGCATCTTCGTGAGGGCGATTTGGATCAGGCCAAGCTTCATTATGAATCAGCAGCGTTGATTCCCGCTGAAGGAGAGGCACGGGACATTTATGGAATGGCCTTGGCAATGTATAGGCAGGGTGATCTTTCCGGCGCGCTGCAGCTCTTAAATGGAAACGAAGCGCCTCTCCCGGAAGATCTGCAATGGTCCTGGTCATACACACGAGGTTTTATATACTTTCAGCTTGGACAATACCAAGACGTTTTCAGCGCCCTCGATCTCTCGCTTCAAAGGCATCATCCCGATTCCCTGCAACTCCAGGCGCTCTTGCTGCTTGGTGATGCCCGGCGGCGTTTGGATCAGAATCAGGAGGCCCTGGCATCCTACCGTCAAGCGGCCCTTCTCGTGAAAGACCCCCCTGAGGATCTGCTCTGGCGATGGGCGGTGACCGCCCTGGATCTTCAAAGATGGGGTGAGGGAACCCGGGTCTTGGGCGATCTCCAAAAACGTTTCCCCGGATCATCCCGCCAGCCGGAGGCCGCCTTCTGGAAAGCGGAGGCTTACTATAGGCTGGGGCGCTTTCAGGAGGCCGAAGATTCGTATGGGATGGCACTGCGAACGGGGTTTAACAAAGCGGCTGCACAATATGGGCTGGGGTGGTGCGCCTATGTCAAAGGACGCTTCCGGGAGGCGGCGGATTATTTTGGCGCGGCGATCGCCGCCGGTCTTGCCTCTCCGCAATCGGTGGATGCGGCCATCCGGCGGGGTCACTCCCTGTCAAATCTGAGGGAATGGGATGCCGCCTGGGATTCCTATGAAGCGGCGGCGCGGATGGGAGCAGGAACTCCCATGGAGGACGAAGCCCGCTTCCGCCAGGGACGCCTCCTGCTGCGCCGGGATCGGCCGGCCGAGGCCGCCCGCTTGTGGGAGGGTCTAGCGGCCTCCTCCGACCAGCGGACCATCGCCGCGCTTTCGGCCTATTGGGCCGGCGCCGCCTGGTTTGCCGCGAGTCAGTTCGGCGACGCTGAGAGAATGTTTCGCGACGCTTCACAACGGATCGTGCTGAGCGATTCACTCCGCACGGCGGCCGATCTCGGCGCAGCCGATGCCTTGTACAATGGTGGAAACCAAGATCAAGCCCTTGATGATTACAGAAGCCTGCTCCAAAAAGACAAGGCGCCAATCGCCATCCGAGCCGCGGCGGCTGACGGTGTGTATAACATTCTTGTGCTCCGTAAGAAATGGGATGAAGCCGCCCGTTTCATTGACGATGTTTTGCAGACTTTTCCGGAGCTTTCGCGCCTGGGTGAACGTCATCTGCGGATCGCCGACGGCTATCTGGAGGAGGGGATGCTCGAAAAGGCGGCCTCGGCATACAAGGCCCTCCTGGCCAGGGATGATCTTATCCCGGCCCTGCAAGCGCGGAGCCATATCGGCAGCGCTCGGACTCAGGAACGATTGGGACATGGTTCGCAGGCGGCCTACCATTGGGAGGCGGCGGGGCGTCTCAGCGATCCGGCCCACCGGGGAAAACTCTGGCTGGATGCAGCTGGCTTGTACTTAAAGGCCGGGCAGCCCCGCGAGGTTGTCCGCCTGCTGGAAGAGCTGAGGGGCTTGGAAATTCCGGTTGCGGATCGTTGGCGGGTTTCTTTCCTCCTGGCTCAGGCTTATGAAGGGTTAGAGAGACTCGAGCCGGCGGTTACGGCCTGGCAGGAGACCGTCGACACCGCCCCGACGGATACGGTGCGGATCCAATCTCTGGCCCGGATCGGGTATCTGCAATTCCAGTTAAAGAATTGGCCGGAATCAATAGCGGCTTATCAACGCGCCGACTCCGCCGGCGCCCTGGCCAAGCCCTTTCGATCTCTCTATTGGATCGGAGAATCTTTCTTTCAGATGGAGCGATGGGATGAAGCCCAGGAGGTTCTCAGCCGCTTCTTGAAGAATCCGCCCGAAGAAGCTCTTTGGGAAGCCATGGCTCGCCTGCGACGAGCGGATGCGCTGGAGAAGCTGGAGCGGTGGGATGCGGCCTTGGAGGAATATGATCGTGTTTTAACATTGAATGTCGGTGACGCCATACGGGAAGAGGCGGGTATCCGCCGCCGCCAGGTCCAAACCTGGTCCGGCGCTCCAAAAAATGAGAAGAGAGATGTCAAAGACGGATCA